A genomic window from Silene latifolia isolate original U9 population chromosome 11, ASM4854445v1, whole genome shotgun sequence includes:
- the LOC141613777 gene encoding uncharacterized protein LOC141613777 yields MPFTAKEVRKAVFQMGPLKSPGPDGIPAIFYQKCWHLVKKDFTKAVLSTLNSGVVLRKANRTFITLVPKCDNPEEVQDYRPISLCNLFMRVVTKCIPNHLLKLMGLLVGPYQNAFLSGRNISDNILLAHEVIHKINSHKKGKHGNFPFKADMSKAYDRIKWDFLKADRRRSFGHLKRILNDYCAASGHLPNEGKSGIIFSPNTKLRKVRFCLKVQNIRNNKGIGKYMGMSTEFQTSKNDVFKGLIDNVTKRISSWNGIFLSPAGRLTLISSVLSNLFTFYRFSKYRSEKSLHWRGRIFTSLLKSKWDLGIWNIECLNQAFLAKHAWRLGNMPNPKDEWLDTDFSFLKDMWVKDFYYNERGWNEELIKLVCDEKVLPQSWKILVWKIVTDSLPVGYEFERRKLDWDSSCPTCKGEQSGVETMEHLFRDCDISSRIWAGSSLGINSANGTNIRVGEWIINWIHYMTTIEDNDTRIIQFLAILVSIWTMRNNYIFRGENFIPALFFKKYSQLVVLTLRRYRGDIDFPKKGQLSQGNYDEENEIDMMRNGKPFYVIGGIGTCQATRICVDANWENYFAAAFGWVAYNYMGEAWFEGATKSRAELPLQAGAMGIKVALEWAYSRGIVHLKISSDCPQLLTQWAGKDCKHHQVRGIVEDINNLTSVFHCLCFSYVRRNLNGRAHDLAKRALRSL; encoded by the exons ATGCCTTTCACTGCAAAGGAGGTTAGGAAGGCTGTTTTCCAAATGGGTCCCTTGAAATCACCGGGACCGGATGGCATACCGGCTATCTTTTACCAAAAATGTTGGCATCTGGTAAAAAAGGACTTTACTAAAGCAGTCCTGTCGACGCTCAATTCGGGTGTGGTTTTACGGAAGGCCAATAGAACTTTCATCACATTGGTACCAAAGTGTGATAACCCGGAGGAAGTTCAAGACTATAGACCTATAAGCTTATGCAACCTCTTTATGAGAGTGGTCACGAAATGCATCCCAAACCACCTTCTTAAACTCATGGGTTTGCTGGTTGGACCTTATCAAAATGCATTTTTATCAGGAAGGAACATTTCAGATAATATTCTTCTAGCACATGAAGTGATTCACAAGATTAATTCGCACAAAAAAGGTAAACATGGGAATTTCCCTTTTAAAGCTGATATGAGTAAGGCTTATGATCGGATTAAATGGGATTTTCTCAAAGCC GACAGACGTAGGTCTTTTGGACATCTGAAACGAATTTTAAATGATTATTGTGCCGCATCGGGGCACCTTCCGAATGAAGGGAAATCAGGAATTATCTTCAGTCCTAACACAAAGCTAAGAAAAGTACGGTTCTGCCTAAAAGTGCAGAATATTCGTAATAATAAAGGTATTGGAAAATACATGGGAATGTCGACTGAGTTCCAGACTTCTAAAAATGATGTTTTCAAAGGTCTCATTGATAATGTTACGAAGCGTATCTCTTCATGGAACGGGATTTTTCTCTCACCGGCCGGAAGGCTAACACTCATCTCATCTGTCCTATCAAATTTATTTACTTTCTATCGATTTTCAAAATACCG ATCAGAGAAGTCGCTTCACTGGCGTGGTAGGATTTTCACTAGTTTACTGAAGAGTAAATGGGACCTTGGTATATGGAATATAGAATGCCTGAACCAAGCTTTCCTAGCCAAACATGCCTGGCGTCTG GGAAATATGCCGAACCCCAAGGATGAATGGTTGGACACAGATTTCAGCTTTCTTAAAGACATGTGGGTTAAAGATTTCTACTATAATGAAAGGGGTTGGAATGAGGAGTTGATTAAGTTAGTCTGCGACGAGAAAGTGCT ACCTCAATCATGGAAGATTCTGGTGTGGAAGATCGTTACTGACTCACTACCCGTGGGCTATGAATTTGAAAGAAGAAAACTAGATTGGGATTCATCATGCCCAACGTGCAAAGGGGAGCAATCGGGTGTTGAGACCATGGAACATCTCTTCCGAGACTGTGATATTTCTTCAAGAATATGGGCTGGTTCATCTCTTGGCATTAACTCAGCAAATGGAACAAATATAAGGGTCGGTGAATGGATTATTAACTGGATCCATTATATGACCACCATTGAGGATAATGATACTCGTATTATCCAATTTCTGGCGATTCTTGTCAGTATCTGGACTATGAGAAATAACTACATTTTCAGAGGAGAGAATTTCATTCCAGCACTTTTCTTTAAGAAGTATTCCCAACTGGTGGTTTTGACTTTACGAAGGTATCGAGGGGATATTGATTTTCCTAAAAAGGGCCAGCTCTCACAAGGGAATTATGACGAGGAGAACGAAATAGATATGATGAGAAACGGGAAACCTTTCTATGTGATTGGAGGTATTGGTACTTGTCAGGCAACACGGATCTGTGTTGATGCCAACTGGGAGAACTATTTCGCAGCTGCTTTTGGATGGGTTGCCTACAATTATATGGGAGAGGCTTGGTTTGAGGGAGCCACTAAGAGTCGCGCAGAGTTACCACTTCAAGCGGGGGCTATGGGGATTAAAGTGGCTTTGGAATGGGCTTACAGTCGGGGCATCGTCCACTTGAAAATTTCTTCTGATTGTCCTCAGCTACTTACTCAATGGGCAGGAAAGGATTGCAAGCATCATCAAGTTCGAGGAATCGTTGAGGATATTAATAATCTTACATCTGTTTTTCACTGTCTATGTTTTAGTTATGTGCGTAGGAACCTTAATGGAAGAGCTCATGACCTAGCTAAACGGGCTTTGAGATCGCTctaa